The Rosa chinensis cultivar Old Blush chromosome 7, RchiOBHm-V2, whole genome shotgun sequence DNA segment ATTCTGCTCCATATTCTCTCCAATCTCGAGGATTGCAGCCATATTGCCACATCGATAGCAGTAATTTGGAGCACTAAATACAGTTACAACGTTCTTTTCCTAAAATGATAAAGCAGAATTCAAACAATTGAACTTTGAAAGCATTAATCcgaaaaaaaatttctgcttCTTATGAACTAACCTGGCACCAATTGTAGCCTTCCATAACAAGCTGGTGAGCTCTAGAAATAAGACTCAGCCCATTAGTATGGTTAAACTGAGCTGCTATATCTTGACCAAAAGTATACCCTGCACCTCGAGGAGATATTCCCCAACCACATCGATCATCTGGATCAGACCACAAGAGATCACACATTGGGCCCTCATGAGGAACCTGCTCAAGGGAAGACATGGATTAAAAACCAAACTTCCATACATGCACCACATACATCATGATATGACAATGCCAGACCAGTTTACACTTTAAAGAGATGTTTATGGCTGTAGGTACATTAATATCTCAAAAAATGTCTAACATGAGAGACTTCAAAACAAGCCCCAAATAATTATTGTGTTGTTTTACATGTTAAGTTCTCTTAGCTTCTCTTGTCTACATTTATACGTGAGGATCTAATATTGAAAAAGCATAATGGGTTAGATAACAGATCATTGTAACTCGAGCTATATTTCAGAAAAATTAACAGCAGTCAAGCAGATAAGCTCAGTATGCAAGATCAGAGATGGCTTTAGATATATTAATCTACAAATTAAACTTTGAAGTGCAAATTACTCCGTGACAACTAATGATTCACTTATATACTTGTCAGTTGGTATGACGTACATTAAACAGACTTGCTAAGAGGAATATGTTAGAGGAGATGAAAATGTAATAGCGCTTTGAAGTACACATGAAGTGGTAAACTTTACTGTACCTCCTGTATGCGATCAAGAGCCCGAATATTGTCCAATGTATCCAAAGAGGGGGATAGTCCACCATGCAAGCAGAAGATCTAAAAGGATCATAAAAAGCAAAGAACACTTGTTAAATGAGATAATGGGGGATAAAAGGATAAGAGAATATCCATAAAACTAATACCTGACTCTCGATTAAAGCTGTCAATGGCAGATAATCAAAAAGGTCGGTGAAATGCTTCCATACATTAGCATTTCCATATTTCCTCAAACACTCATCATAAAACCCATACCTGAAAAAGCAACAGTTCACAGTTCAAATATATTAATTAGGACTTGTATATCAGAACAAGGAACCCTTAAATACTAGTCAGGTACAAGTTTTCCTATGAAAGTTAAGAACTAAATTCCTTGGGAGTATTTATCAATAATGAAGACAATAAAGGTAAAACCATCTGGAAAATATTCAATTGCTTCTTCAACAGGACTATTCGGGACTTCTTTCACATCAGTAGTCTATTCCACAACCTTACTTCCACTATCAATACTCATAAGGTTCCACTTTTggaatgaaaaattgaaaagagtaAGACTTACACTTGAGTAATTTGCCGACTCTCATGATTTCCTCTGAGAATTGTAATTCTATCTCTGTAACGTACTTTCAGGGCCACTAGAAGTGTGACAGTCTCCACTGAGTAGTATCCTCGATCTGcataagaaaaagcaaaaataaaGGAATACTGAAAAATTTTGTGAACAGCAGTTTCTGCTGAAACAGAAGAATATACTGATCCTTAACAAAACCGACAAATGCAACTACTCCTTCCCTAGAGCACGCAACTCGTATCACATATAACCAAAGTGCTC contains these protein-coding regions:
- the LOC112180536 gene encoding serine/threonine-protein phosphatase PP2A catalytic subunit; the encoded protein is MPPKADLDRQIDHLMQCKPLTEAEVKTLCEQARTILVEEWNVQPVKCPVTVCGDIHGQFHDLVELFRIGGSAPDTNYLFMGDYVDRGYYSVETVTLLVALKVRYRDRITILRGNHESRQITQVYGFYDECLRKYGNANVWKHFTDLFDYLPLTALIESQIFCLHGGLSPSLDTLDNIRALDRIQEVPHEGPMCDLLWSDPDDRCGWGISPRGAGYTFGQDIAAQFNHTNGLSLISRAHQLVMEGYNWCQEKNVVTVFSAPNYCYRCGNMAAILEIGENMEQNFLQFDPAPRQVEPDTTRRTPDYFL